The sequence ACTGCCAAGTTCCTCACACGGCCTTGATACTGAAATCAACGCAGCTTTGGAAGAGATAAGCCAGATGTTGGACATCACAGACAAACTTCACCGTTCAATTCAGACACTGTCTGGTGGTGAATGGCAACGCGTTCGGTTGGCAGGAATGTGCCTACAAATCTGGCCGACGCTTAATCCTTACGCCAAACTGCTGATTCTCGATGAACCCGCGGCGCCATTGGATATTGCTCAAGAAGCCTTACTCTACAAGCTCATCGAACGAGTGGCAGAGAAAGGCATTGCTGTGATCATGGCAAACCACGATCTTAACCGCACTCTAAGACACGCCGACCAGGTGTTGCTGCTCGATAAAGGCGTTTTACAAGCTTCTGGTGCTGCGGCACAAGTGTTGACTCCAGAGCAACTAGAGTCCGTGTTCAACACTGAAGTCAAAAGTATCTCAGTCGATAATCAAACCTATCTGTTGTTTGGTTAAGCCTTTATCGTTTGAGTAAGACGGTTGAATCTTAGGATTGGAAAGCTCGGCAGTTATCGGGCTAACATCATCTCATATTCAACCATCATATCTGGCATCCCTAAACGTTGAACATAGCGCAACGTGCCTGTTGCTGGTTTTACTTCAACATCACCTAAAAACGCTTCCCAAACATGAGCAATGCCTTCGAATTGTGCAGAGTTTACTTCGTTGTTAAATGTCCAATCCGTCCTGACAATGTCGTTAACACTAAAGCCAGCTTCTTCTAAGAATGCCTTCATTTGGTCTAAAATTAATCGTGTTTGAGCAACAGGATCATTAGGGTGTTGAGTAATAAAGTCCGGGTTACAGTCAGCATGTCCTGTCACAAAGAATACTTCGCTGAATTCACTTAGTTTCAGTCCCCAACTAAACGCATTGCTCATATCGGGTAGGTTCTTATTACGAAAAGCTTGTTTAATGGCCATTTTATATCCTCTCTATTTGATAGTGTTTACAGCGAAACTTCCAATACGATTTTGCCACGAGCACGTTTCGATTGACTTAACTCCTGTGCTTGAGCGGCTTCAGATAATGGGAACACCTTATCGATGTTCACTTTAATTACGCCATCATCAATTAAAGCGGCAATACGTTGTAGATCTCTGGCATTGGGTGAAACCCACCAACGTTGAAAATTTACGCCTAGTTGCAGTGGTAATGCGCGTTCAATGTCATCTAACAGTGAAACTACATTGCCACCTTTTCGTACAACTTCGAGTGAACGCTCTGCAATGCCATCACCCCCAACAGCGACGAGTACAGCATCTAACTCATCAACTAGGTCTTCAAAGCGCTGAGTTTGATAATCAATGAATTGATCGACCCCTAAAGCCGTTAAGTAGGCTTTGTTGCTGGCTGATGCTGTTCCGATAACATAAGCGCCGAGCGCTTTCGCTATTTGAACCGCAAAGCTACCAACCCCTCCGGATGCATTGTGAATAAGGACACGTTGACCAGCTTTGAGTTGACAGCCTTCAACAAGTGCTTGCCATGCAGTTGTTGCGGCCAATGGCACAGCCGCAGCGGTCACAATGTCGAGAGACTTGGGCGCTCTTGCTACTAAATCACTATCGACAGCAAGATATTCGGCGTAGGCGCCTTGTTCAGAAATGGGCGCATATACATAGACCTGCTCCCCAAGTTTGAGGTTGCTTACATTGTTGCCTTTTTCGACAACTTGTCCTGCTGCATCCCAGCCAACAATGAGTGGCATTTCATGTTGACCAGTAGCCTCTAAGAATCCCTCTCTTACCATCCAGTCGACAGGGTTTACCCCTGCGCCTTGTACTTTGATCAGCACTTGATTTGGTGTGATGGTGGGTTTGTCTATATCGCCGAAGGTTAAGTTTTGCGCATTTCCATACTCTTCTAAATATACGGCTTTCATCGTATTTCCTTATAAGTGAGTCATCTAATTTGTTTTTCTAGCAGCGGGTTAATCTGCCTGTGGAACTCACTTTGCCCAACTTGATACTTACCGTCTAATTGATGATTGGTATAATATGCATTGATTAATGTGATGTGTTTGTCGATACTCATTCATCTAACTCCCCGTGTAATTAGGCAAGCAAGATGGCGAATGTCGATCTGAATTTAATGGTGATTTTTGATGCAATCATGCAGGAAAGTTCGATTACCGTGGCTGCCGATCGATTGTCGATGACGCAACCATCGGTATCGAACGCAGTCTCTCGAATGCGTCACGCTTGGAAAGATCCTTTATTCGTGAAACAAGGCAGAGGGATTCGCCCAACCCCTTACGCCGTCGAGTTGTGGAAAATGATTGGAGAGCCGTTAGAATCAATACGGATTGCAACTGAGCGTGGTGAGTTTAATCCTGCGACGTTGAAGCGTACGTTTAGAATCGCGACCACAGATTGGATGGCAGATCTGTTTTGGTTGCCGTTAAAGCAACGAATAGAGCTTGAAGCGCCTGACGTTAATATTCACGCCGTGCCTTACAACGTCAATGGAGAAAAGTTATTGCTCAGTGCCGATGTTGATATGGTTTTGGATTATTTCGAAGGCAACTCAGCTCAAGTTCAAACTCAACATCTGTTTGATAATCACTTTGTGTGCGCAATGCGTGCAAATCACCCGTTGGCTAGTGAAGAGCTATCGCTGAGTGCTTTTGCTAGTGCCGATCATTTGTTGCTCTCGTTGTCAGGTGAGGCGACAGGCGGGGTAGACATGCTACTAGGACAGAAGGGATTGAAACGGCGCATCGCCATGACGGTGAACCACTGTTACTCCATACCGAGGTTGTTAATCAATACTGACATGATCACGACGATTCCATTACCGATCATATCGGAAAGCGTGAGCAAGGGAGAACTGGTGATTAAGAAAACGCCATTCACCATGCAGCCGGGGCCCATTTCGATGTCTTGGCATGTGCGGCATCAACGTGACCAAGGTACGTTATGGTTGCGTGAGAAAGTGCTTAGTGTTCTGAACCATGGTTTACCTAAGAATTTACTTTTTTATCCGTTTCAATGAGAAGCGGTTCAAAGAGTATTCGTCTTGAAATTGCTTTTTCGCATTGTTAATCAGTATATTACTGACGTTATATATTGAGCATCATCATAAAGAGTGACATTCTAAGTGTTGCTCAAATCTGAACAACATTTGATGTGATATTTGTAAATTGGAAGGGGAATTAGAGTGTTTAGATATATTCAGCGACGAAGAATCAAAAAGGTAATCAAACTCCTGTCTGCAAAGATGGTAAAGAGTTACGGAAGCCGCGATTTTTTCTCTATCGGACAAGTTGAAACCAGCGCTCATGAACTAAGTAAACGCCAACAACAAATCGCATTATCTTTGTTTGCGGATCCACAAGATCTTGATGTTGAATTGGTTCCCACTATCCAACTGTTACGTAATGATGTGTCTAATGACTTCTTCGGCGGCGAGAGTTACACCGCGCGTGATGTGCTCAACCTCTTGGGTGGAAGCGGCTGGAAGGGCGGTCGTATGGACGACGACATGTCACATCGCATGGGCATGCATAGCCGCTATTAAATACGCTGATTCCAATGCGTCTCGTCAAAATCGTTATTTTGACGAGACGCACCTATATTTACTGTCCCTTATGACTTCTAACTAATTTCAATTTACCCCTGCTTCACCAACGTACATCTCTTACTAACCCAAGCATTATTAAAATAGCTAGCCATAGCTTCCTTTGGTTTCTGGATAAACCTCATATTTTTCAGATATATAATTCACTTTCTACTTCGTATGAGCTTTGTTGATTCTCAATCAGTCTTATTGACTAAATATTCACTCATTGTTCAACCATGCTCAAATTGACTGATATGCATTTGCTTTGTTAATGCTTGTGCTGAGTAAGCATTAATGACGAATCGCATATTTGCTCAACTTAGAACGTTGGTTAGGTCGACAGGCAAAGATCATGTGGGCCTTTAATTGGAAATATGAAGTCTTTAAATGGAAATGTTATGAGAATTGGAATAGAGAAAACGGCTTTAGCGATCGCTTTGTCTACCGTGTGTGGTGGGGCTATTGCACACGGCTTTGTGTCATTAAATGATGAAGGCAACATAATAAGTCGTGTCGCTTTGTGCCACTTAGAAGATTCTGAAGGTCAGGCGAAGAACATGGATTGTGGCAACATACAGTATGAGCCGCAAAGTGTGGAAGGCTTCGATGGCTTCCCAGAAGGTGGACCTGCTGACGGCTATATTGCCAGTGCTGAAATATCAATCGCAAGAAATCTAGATGAACAAACTTCAGAGCGCTGGCAGAAACGTCCAATAGAAGCGGGATCTCAAGAATTTGAATGGACATTTAGGGCTAACCACATAGCGGCTGGTTTCAAGTATTACATCACGAAAGAAGGATGGGATCAGAATGAACCATTGGAACGAGCAGCCCTTGACCTAACACCTTTCTGTGAGGTTGATGGTCACGGAGAGATGACACAAGACACGGCTACTCATACCTGTGATGTACCTGTGCGAGAAGGTTACCATGTCATTTTGGCTGTTTGGGATGTCGGTGACACAGACAAGGCATTCTACAATGCGATTGATGTGGTATTTGATGGTGATGATTCGCAACTACCGGATTGGGACAAAGCAGGTCAGATAATACCGACCGCCAACCTAAGAGAAGGTGATGCGGTTTATACTCGTGTATTTGATGGTTCTGGCGAAAATGTTGCACTAAGTACTCGTCTTGAGATTACAGACAGCGAAGCTGGCCAATCAAAGAACTGGTCAAAAGCATTAGCGACCAAAGTAAATGAAGAACGTAAGAATATTAAGTCGGGCGTGTTGAGTGAAAACGGCTTTGCTCCAATTTATGGCGTAAACCCGATATACGTTAATACAGACAGTGGTATTCAGAGTGTAGAAATAGGCTACGATGTTGAAGTACCGGAACCAGACACCTCACTCACGGTTGAAGGGTTAGAGCCTGAATACGTAATTGGTGAAGAAGCAACAGTTCTAGACCTAACACTGGTGGCTGAAGGTGATGCTAAAGCTGAGCTGACGGTGTACAACCATAGTCGAGAGTCATTAGCGCACTGGAGTGGTGAAGTAGAAGGTGATTCGTCAGAATCTGTAGCGCTGCCTTTATCCAAATCAGAAGCTGGCCATCACATGTTAGTCGTGAGTGTGAAAAACAACGAAGGCAAGTTGGTGGGGCAGCAGACGTTGAACTTCCATTTAGTTGAAGCTGGCACACCACCACCTGAACATGATTATGTTTACCCAGAAGGTTTTGGTAGCTATGTGGATGGAGACATCGTTCTATTTGAAGGTGAGGGAGTCTATGAGTGTTACGGCCCTTGGGCGGCAGAGTGTAACAATGAAGATTATTTACCAGGAATTGCAATTGACCCTAATTGGGTTGAACAGCAGTGGAAAAAGTTAGATTAATATTCCACTAATCGATTAGGCTCTAGTTTCTATTCGATATACAAACCCCAAAGCGGCTTAATCATTAAGCCGTTTTTTTATTCACTTTGAATATTGTTTCCTCAATCAAGACGGAATACTGAGATCCAATAATTCGAAGCAACATCATCTATCTACAATGCATTTGTTTGAGTTGTGTGATGCTGATTCCTATCAATATAAAACCCGCTGTTATTGATAAAATTGACGTATATATTTTTCGTTGTTCTTCAAATAAAAACTATAAACCTTCGAACTGCAATGTTGATTGGTAAGTGACCAGTTGACGTTGTGCTCAGGGTAAAATAATAGAGAGTGGGAAAGTGACAACAATAAATAATAATATATTAAAAGTAGCAGTAGGTATGGCTATGCTATCGAGTGTGCCGTCAGTGGCAAATGCTCATGGTTGGTCTGAATTTCCAAGCGCACGTCAGAACACGTGTTACGAGCAAGGCGGGATTTGGTCGGGTACACCACCTAACGCTGCATGTGCTCAAGCGAAAGATATTTCTGGCTCTTACCCGTTCGTTCAACGTAACGAGTACGCGAAAAATATTCAAGATTTCAACAACATCAATGCTGTGAAAGCGGCGATTCCTGATGGCACATTGTGTTATGCCAATGATTCGCAAAAGCGTGGTATGGGTGCGCCTCATACTGGTTGGACTCGCACCGAGCTAAGCACAGGCACGTTTGAATATGTATTCAACGCGACTGCACCACACAACCCTTCATTTTGGGAGTTCTACCTAACGAAACCAAACGCAGACCTGAGCAAAGGCCTAGCGTGGGGTGACTTAGATCTTATCCAAGAAGTGGGCAATGTTCCTGTAAGCGGTGGCAAATACCGTATCAACGTGACCATTCCATCTGACCGCTCTGGCGACGCGATCCTATATGTGCGTTGGCAACGTGACGATGCAGCGGGCGAAGGCTTCTACAACTGTTCAGACATCACCATCGCGGGTGGTACAACACCTCCGCCAGATCCAACACCACAACCGGATCTAGTTCGTGGCGACTTGTTTGTTTCCGACCAATTTGGAACACCAGAAATTGGCGATACAGTTAAGTACGACATCATCAACAAATACGGTGAAGTAGCACGTAGCTTCGACATTGTTATTGATGGAACAAACGTTAACGATTGGGCTCGCTTGTTGGCTTCAGAAATCAACGGTTGGCATGAAGAGTTTAAAGATGGTGCGATCTTCATCGGTGACTGGCATGCCGAAATGGAACACTACATGTATTTCCAAAACGATCCGTCACGCAATTTCTTTAACTCAAAAGATAGCCGTGCTTCTGGTCAGTTAACGCTGATTGACGGTGGCGAAGGTGGTGTAGAGCCGCTAAAAGGTGACATCTACGAACTAGTGAAGAGTGACAATGTTGTTAATGCTGGCGATAAAGTTGTGATTGCAACGAGCGAAGCAGCAAACCTAACACAGACTCAAGGTTCTGCAGTTAGCATTCAAAACAACGGCACGGCTTCAATTGTGGTAGATACGACTGCGATTACAGCGAACGAAACTTTGTCATTCGTTGCTAGCTCAATTGAAAGCGAAAGTGTTGAAACCTTCACGTTTGAAGTGATTGCTGATGACGGTGGCGTAACACCAGACCCAGATCCAACGCCGGATCCTGATCCGACACCTGACCCGGACCCTACGCCAGATCCAGGCACTTGGGATTCATCAGCGACTTACCTTGGCGGTGAAGTAGTGACTTACTCGAACCAGTCGTGGAAAGCACAATGGTGGGTTCAGGGTGGTACAAACCCTGAAGCGACCTATGAAAACGACAAATGGGGCGTTTGGCGTCCAGCTAACTAGTCAGCTAGTTAACCTAAACTAAGTAACTAATTAACTAAGTAGCTAAGACACCACACTTGATTGACGAGAGTGGTGCCTTTTCTTATGGGAGAGATAAACAAGTCGACCGTGAAGGTAATTGGGTTTAGGGTAGGGCTTTGTTATACCTGAATGTCCGAGTACTTCGAATATTCACGGTTTAGTAATCTTTTACACATTAGATAGAAAAGACTTTTTGATGAAAAAATCTCAGATACTCGCCAATACAATCAAGAATCAGATAGAACAAAACATTTGGCTGAGTGGTGAGAAAATCCCATCAATTAGAGACGCATGTAAGCGCTATAAACTCAGTATCGAGACGGTGCTGCAGGCGTATCAACAGCTTGAAGACCAAGGCTATGTGCGCTCAAAACCTAAGTCCGGCTATTTCGTGTTACCGCGTAGAAATGTATTCACCTCAGAACACGCGCAACAAAAAGTTATCAAACCGTATCCCGTTAAAATCAGCGACCTGCTTTACGATGTACTTCAACGAGCAAAAGACCCTAGCATTATTCCACTTAGCTCGGCATTTCCAGACCCTGCTTTGTTTCCGCATCAAGCATTGTCGCGCAGTTTAGCCAATGCCAGCCGCCAAATGCCGGATAACAGCATGCTCACCAATTTACCTCCGGGCAGTGAAATACTCCGTAGGCAAATTGCCCAACGTTACCAAATGCACGGTTTAAATGTAGTGCCAGATGACATCGTGATTACCTCTGGTGCGATGGAAGCGCTCAATCTGTGCCTACAATCTTGCACAGAGCCGGGTGACTTGGTCGCTATCGAGTATCCTGCGTTCTATGGCGTGTTGCAGACCATTGAGAGGTTAAACCTGACGGCAGTTGAGATACCAACAGACCCTGAAACCGGAATCGATCTTGATGTGTTGGAGTCGGTGTTCGCGTCGATGGACATCAAAGCGTGTTGGTTCATGACGGAATCACAAAACCCAGTTGGTTATTCTATGAGTGACAGCAACAAGCAACGACTGGCCGAATTGGTGAACCAACACAAGATCCCTATGATCGAAGACGATGTATACCGAGAGCTTCACTTCGGGAATCAAACATCATTGCCCGCCAAAGCCTATGACTCTGATGAACAAATCATGCTTTGTGGTTCGTTTTCTAAATCACTATCGCCGGGCTTTCGAATTGGTTGGGTAGTGGCTGGAAAACAAGCGCTAAAGATTCAACGATTACAGCACCTATCGACACTTTCCAGCAGTATTCCTATCCAACTTGGCTTGTCTCACTACCTGACGTTTTATAGCTATGACAATCATCTTAAAAAGCTTCGTAAATTGCTGAATGAAAGGAAGAAGGCGCATATAGCACTTCTAGAATCCAGTTTGCCTAAGAGTGCTCTGATTCATAAAAGCCAAGGCGGTTACTTCCTTTGGATAGAATTGCCTCACTCTGTTTGTGTTGAGAAGCTTTATGAGCAAGCACTTGAACACAACATCTCTGTCGCGCCAGGGATCATATTCAGTAGTGACAAGAAGTTCTCCCATCACATTCGACTTAATTGCTCGTATGCGTGCGACGACAAAATCGCACAGGCCATTCAAACGCTCGGCCACCTAATCAGAACCATGGAATCGCAAGGTTCTGCCGTTAGCTGAGTTACCGGCTGCTTCATACTTCAACGCTAGTCTCTACTGACTGGATAAACAATCTGTTCTGTTTTTTAACAATCAATCTGTTCTAGTTTGGTTTGTTCGAACTGTGCTGAAATACGATCCAATTCTTAATATGAAAGCCATCATTATGATGTTTGGAGCTTAAATGTTTGATGTAGTTGAATTGTCGCGTTTACAGTTTGCGCTAACCGCTATGTTCCACTTTCTCTTCGTCCCGTTAACTATCGGTATGTCTTGCTTACTGGCGATCATGGAGTCGATCTATGTGCTCACTGGTAAGCAAATCTATCAAGATATGACTCGCTTTTGGGGCAAACTGTTTGGTATTAACTTCGCCTTGGGTGTCACGACTGGCTTAACCATGGAGTTCCAGTTCGGCACCAACTGGGCTTATTATTCTCACTATGTCGGCGACATTTTTGGTGCTCCTCTTGCAATTGAAGCCCTTGTCGCATTCTTCCTCGAATCCACCTTTGTTGGCCTCTTCTTCTTCGGCTGGGAAAGGCTTTCCAAACGCCAACACCTCGTCGTGACTTGGTTGGTGGCGTTGGGCTCTAGCTTCTCTGCATTATGGATTCTGGTTGCTAACGGTTGGATGCAAAACCCGATCGGATCGGAGTTCAATTATCAAACCATGCGTATGGAAATGACCAGCTTCGCCGAAGTGGTGCTCAACCCTGTTGCTCAGGTTAAGTTCTTGCACACAGTCGCTTCGGCTTATACCTGCGGTGCGATGTTTATCCTTGGCGTGAGTTCATATTACTTGTTGAAAGGCCGAGATATTGCCTTTGCCAAGCGCTCTTTCGCCGTGGCGGCATCCTTTGGAATCGCTTCAATTATCTCAGTCATCGTATTGGGCGATGAATCTGGTTATGAGTTGGGTGACGTTCAAAAAGTAAAACTGGCGGCCATTGAAGCGGAATGGCACACCGAGCCAGCTCCAGCCGCTTTTACCTTGTTTGGATTACCCAACCAAGAGGAAGGCAAAACGGACTTCGCTGTGAAAATTCCTTATGTGATGGGGATTATCGCAACGCGATCTTTGGACGAGCAAGTGACGGGTCTTCATGACTTGCGCGATCAACATTTAGTGCGTATTCGAAACGGTATTGTTGCTTATGAATTGCTAGAGCGTTTGCGATCTGGCGATACCTCACATGATACCGCACAAGCTTTCGATCAAACCAAGCATGACCTTGGCTACGGCTTATTGCTCAAGCGATATACAGATACAGTGACTGACGCTACCGAACAGCAAATCCAACAAGCAGCCGATGATTCAATCCCAACTGTGTGGCCTCTGTTCTGGTCATTCAGAATCATGGTGGGTTGTGGCTTCATTATGTTGTTTGTCTTTGGCGCGGCTTTCTTACAAACCTACCGTAAAAACATTACTCAAAAACCTTGGTTATTGAAGGCGGCGCTTTGGTCGATTCCATTACCTTGGGTGGCAATTGAAGCAGGTTGGTTTGTTGCGGAGTATGGTCGTCAACCATGGGCGGTTGGTGAAATTCTCCCTGTTGCAGTTGCGGCATCTTCGCAAACCGTTGAGAACTTACTTACATCTCTCGCGCTCATTATTAGCCTCTATACCGTCTTCATCATTGTTGAAAGTTACTTGATGATTACCGTCGTCAAAAAAGGCCCGAGCAGTTTGAAAACAGGGCGTTATCACTATGAACAAACAACAACATCGCTTGAAGCCAAATTGGCACAACAAGTTCAACAATAGGTGACTGACTCATGTTCGAATATGACACATTACGTTTAATTTGGTGGGTGCTAATCGGTGTGTTGCTGATTGGTTTTATGATCACTGATGGCTTCGATATGGGAGTAGGAGCGTTATTACCGTTTATCGGTAAAACCAACTCTGAAAGACGAGTGATGATTAACTCCATCGCACCCCATTGGGACGGCAACCAAGTGTGGTTAATTACCGCAGGTGGCGCTTTGTTTGCGGCTTGGCCTTTAGTGTATGCGACATCCTTTTCAAGCTTATATGTGGCGATGTACTTAGCGCTTATCTCATTGTGGCTGCGTCCTCTTGCGCTTGAGTACCGAGCCAAAATTGATAACGACCAATGGCGCAAAGTGTGTGATTTGGCGATTTCATTCTCGGGCTTCTTTCCGCCGATTTTATTTGGTGTCGCGTTTGGCAACTTGATGCAAGGGCTTCCTTTCTCGCTCAATAGTTTGCTTATGGTTGAGTACCACGGATCGTTTGTTGATTTGCTTAATCCGTTTGCTCTGCTGTGTGGCTTCGTTGGGTTATTGATGGCGTTGTTGCAAGGCGGTGCTTGGCTGATGATGAAAACGACAGATGCGCTATACAACAAGGCGAGATTGGTTGCGCAGGCGAGTGCGATACTTGTGGCTACCCTGATGGTCATTGGTGGTTTAGCGATAAGCTACATTGATGGTTATTTGATTGTCAGTGAGCTGAACCATAGCGCTGTTTCAAACCCGTTAAACAAACAAGCGATAGCAGAAACCGGTGCTTGGTTAACCAATTTTGAGACTAATTCTTGGATGTGGTTTGCGCCGATTGGCAGTGTGCTCATTCCGCTGTTGGCGCTGATTAGCGCGAGGTTAAAATGGGACGCACTGGCTTTCATCAGCTCAAGTTTTACTAATGCGTGCATTGTTTTAACGGCTGGCTTTTCGATGTTCCCATTCATTATTCCATCGAGTATTAACCCAAGCCATAGCTTAACGTTGTGGGATTCAACATCGAGCGAACTGACTTTGAACATAATGACAGGCGTAGCGTTTGTGATGGTGCCAATCATTCTGTGCTACACGGCTTTTAGCTACCGAACCATGTTTGGACGACTCGATAGTGAGTATGTCGAACGCAACGGCCATTCACTGTATTAAGGAGTTTTTCATGTGGTATTTTGTTTGGATATTAGGCTTATTCCTAGCCTCTGCATTTGCAGTTTTGAATGTCATCAGCCTAGAGAAAAGTGACTCAGAAGTAGAGTTCTGATTGACGGTTTATTCATAAAAAGACCAGAAGCGTGAGTTTCTGGTCTTCTACGTTTTATGATGTGTTGACGAATTATTCCGGAATAAGGTTTTCTTTAATCTCATCGTTAAGATACCCCTGACTAAAACCTGGTGTCATGAATTCGACGAAGGAGGAGTCAAGGTAACTCGGCTCTAGATAATGGAAATCTAAGTGATCAGCACTTGCGTAGGTGGGAATCGCAGAAAACAAAACGATACTGATCGCTGCAGCGATATTAATGACTTTGTTACGTTGAGGAGTCATTTTCATAGTAGTGCCCTCGAAAGGTGGGCAAATCCATCTGCCTATGAGAATTGAATCTGAGATGTTTAGAAGTCGTAAGACAAACCAAGTGTAATGATGCTGTCGTTGTCGATCGGACCCATCGATTGGCCGTTCAAGTAAAGGTCACCTTCGTTGGTGTTGAAATAGGTGTATTTCACGTAGGGTGTCCAGTCGTCGATGCTCTTAGAGAGAACGACTTCGTGTTCATTGGTACGGTAGTCGCCTTGATGAAAGATAACGTTGTCATCGTTGTGAGTAAATCCGCCATTGGAACCATCACTGTTTTCGTGAGTGTATTGGTAAGCTAAATCCCAGCCTGAGAGTGAGTACCCCGCACCGGCGATGAACTTA is a genomic window of Vibrio sp. FE10 containing:
- a CDS encoding cytochrome ubiquinol oxidase subunit I; the protein is MFDVVELSRLQFALTAMFHFLFVPLTIGMSCLLAIMESIYVLTGKQIYQDMTRFWGKLFGINFALGVTTGLTMEFQFGTNWAYYSHYVGDIFGAPLAIEALVAFFLESTFVGLFFFGWERLSKRQHLVVTWLVALGSSFSALWILVANGWMQNPIGSEFNYQTMRMEMTSFAEVVLNPVAQVKFLHTVASAYTCGAMFILGVSSYYLLKGRDIAFAKRSFAVAASFGIASIISVIVLGDESGYELGDVQKVKLAAIEAEWHTEPAPAAFTLFGLPNQEEGKTDFAVKIPYVMGIIATRSLDEQVTGLHDLRDQHLVRIRNGIVAYELLERLRSGDTSHDTAQAFDQTKHDLGYGLLLKRYTDTVTDATEQQIQQAADDSIPTVWPLFWSFRIMVGCGFIMLFVFGAAFLQTYRKNITQKPWLLKAALWSIPLPWVAIEAGWFVAEYGRQPWAVGEILPVAVAASSQTVENLLTSLALIISLYTVFIIVESYLMITVVKKGPSSLKTGRYHYEQTTTSLEAKLAQQVQQ
- the cydB gene encoding cytochrome d ubiquinol oxidase subunit II, giving the protein MFEYDTLRLIWWVLIGVLLIGFMITDGFDMGVGALLPFIGKTNSERRVMINSIAPHWDGNQVWLITAGGALFAAWPLVYATSFSSLYVAMYLALISLWLRPLALEYRAKIDNDQWRKVCDLAISFSGFFPPILFGVAFGNLMQGLPFSLNSLLMVEYHGSFVDLLNPFALLCGFVGLLMALLQGGAWLMMKTTDALYNKARLVAQASAILVATLMVIGGLAISYIDGYLIVSELNHSAVSNPLNKQAIAETGAWLTNFETNSWMWFAPIGSVLIPLLALISARLKWDALAFISSSFTNACIVLTAGFSMFPFIIPSSINPSHSLTLWDSTSSELTLNIMTGVAFVMVPIILCYTAFSYRTMFGRLDSEYVERNGHSLY
- the cydX gene encoding cytochrome bd-I oxidase subunit CydX, which translates into the protein MWYFVWILGLFLASAFAVLNVISLEKSDSEVEF